The genomic window ACAAAAAGTTGAAATCGTAAATGTAAACAATGGTGAAAGATTTGCTACATATGTTATTAAAGGAAAAGCAGGTTCTAAAGATATGTGTCTTAATGGAGCAGCTGCTAGAAAAGTTGAAATAGGTGATAAAATTATTGTTATTTCATATGCTTCATATAGCGAAGCTGAACTTGAAAATTATAAACCAATTGTAGTTTTAGTTGATGATAAAAATAATATAGAATTAATCACAAATGAATTAGTAGGAAGTGATCATGTTTGAGGGGATTGATTTAAAAAACCTAAATTTAGGTGATATGTTAAACCAATTTCAAGATATGGCAAAAAATGCTAAAGATGAAAATGCTTCAAGAATTTTTACATCAAAAGCTGGTGGTGGAATGATTGAAATTTCTATTAATGGAAATTCTGAAGTAATAGATTTAAAGATAGATGATTCATTACTTGAAGATAAAGATTCCTTACAAATTTTATTAATTTCATGTATGAACGATGTTATAAAACAAAGTGATGAAAACAAAAAAATGTTGGCTATGAATATGATGGGTGGACTAGGTTCTTTTGGACAAAAATAACTCTATGGAAAAATT from Arcobacter venerupis includes these protein-coding regions:
- the panD gene encoding aspartate 1-decarboxylase, encoding MTFDMLYSKIHRATVTDANLNYVGSITIDEDLMKASALRVGQKVEIVNVNNGERFATYVIKGKAGSKDMCLNGAAARKVEIGDKIIVISYASYSEAELENYKPIVVLVDDKNNIELITNELVGSDHV
- a CDS encoding YbaB/EbfC family nucleoid-associated protein → MFEGIDLKNLNLGDMLNQFQDMAKNAKDENASRIFTSKAGGGMIEISINGNSEVIDLKIDDSLLEDKDSLQILLISCMNDVIKQSDENKKMLAMNMMGGLGSFGQK